A genome region from Alicyclobacillus acidocaldarius subsp. acidocaldarius DSM 446 includes the following:
- a CDS encoding DJ-1/PfpI family protein, producing MRAVFVALPWSRLGDVALILEGLRRLNRRARVITLDGRSCQTAEGLIIQADGGVEEPVPPDAGLCVIPGGLYEADSWGDLRLHRYLRRFSTTGGYFAASGEGLLCLASAGILGGLRFTAPVSVVQAHEPLFRHAIFEPGPVVMDGNVISSDGSDAQSFLQAVFDRLNVRS from the coding sequence ATGAGAGCTGTGTTTGTCGCACTGCCATGGTCTCGCCTGGGCGACGTAGCTCTGATTCTCGAAGGGCTTCGCCGACTGAATCGCCGCGCCCGCGTCATCACGCTCGACGGGCGCTCTTGCCAAACGGCGGAGGGGCTCATCATCCAGGCGGACGGCGGCGTGGAGGAACCGGTGCCGCCGGACGCCGGCCTTTGCGTGATCCCCGGCGGTTTGTACGAAGCCGACAGCTGGGGCGATCTGCGCCTGCACCGCTACCTGCGCCGCTTTTCGACGACGGGCGGTTACTTCGCCGCCTCCGGCGAAGGACTGCTGTGCCTCGCTTCGGCAGGGATCCTGGGCGGACTGCGCTTCACGGCGCCCGTGAGCGTCGTGCAAGCGCACGAGCCCCTCTTCCGCCATGCCATCTTCGAACCCGGCCCCGTCGTGATGGACGGAAACGTCATCTCTTCGGACGGCTCGGACGCCCAGTCGTTCCTTCAGGCGGTGTTTGACCGCCTCAACGTGCGCTCGTAG